In Setaria viridis chromosome 5, Setaria_viridis_v4.0, whole genome shotgun sequence, the genomic stretch AGTACGGATGggttcaatccattcggtgagtttagtagtggtcatagtacttatcctgtgaccttatgtatgttcaaccttccgtcctggatgtgcatgaagtggaagttcattatgataccggtaattatccaaggccaaaaaaacctggcaacgacattgatgtttacctaagatcgttggttgatgaactttactgttatggaaggaagaggGTGTACGTGcatgggatgaggataaaaaggagacttttaatctacgagcattcttgtttgtaaccatcaatgattggctggTGCTTGGTAATCTAGATATCAAGCctgcacgcactgtttagatgatacttgcagcatgtatttgaaacactataggaaggtcgtgtatacgggctgtcatcgatttcttcctgctaagcacccattaagaaagaaagggaagcattttgaaggggaggaagaaaaacgaaCTAAACCcattcaccgtaatggtaaacgtgttctatgataaaggatgtgagggtagtctttggcaagggcccTGGTAGCCACATCCTGTTGACACAATTGCTGCTGTTGCAccgaggggtattctaccagaaatgtgagaatggcaattgTGAAGCTATATGTATtgctcaacatgatttctcagaaggcaatccatccaaacaatctactaaagttgcggaatgacgtggtgcaatgccttgtcagctttgagatagTTTTTCCACCTTctttctttaatatcatgacccaccttctagtccaccatgttgaagagatttttattctcgattctatatttctacacaatatcttccctttcgagaggtttatggcagttctaaaaaagtatgttcgtaatcgtgcctgTTCATAAGGAAGCAttgcaaagggatatggaacagagtaggtcattgagttttgtgttgactttattgacgacctgagttcgattggagtccatGTATTacaccatgaggggagactcaagggaaagggcacactagggaggaaagctcggataAACATCGATGAGGGCACATTTCACGGTCAAATAACAATAATCCCTGGTGGCTCCATTCTTGGAGGAGCACAAAAccattgtacggtcctcaaaccaggggaagactgaggcctggattacatgtcatcacattgacactttcgctTCTTGGTTGTGGCaacgactgatgggtgatgacacgattgaagagcaaTTAgtatggttggctaggggtccatctatctcagtatcgatattccaaggatacgagataaatgggtacataTTTTACATGGCAgtccaagaccaaaagagcacaaaccaaaatagtggtgtccgtatagatgcaatagacgacaatggaaaaaaaagatagatactatggtgttattgaggagatatgggaactcgacagtggacctttgaaaatccctctgtttcggtgctaatgggtgaaacttactggaggagatGTAATGAAAGataactatgggatgacaatagtggtcCTCAATaagattggatatagagacgaaccattcatcctagctaatgatgtgactcaagttttctacgtgaaggacatatcaagcaaaccaaaacagaagggtgctaataagttagatgaccagccaaagcgccatatagttcttctagggaaaagaaaaattgttggagTTGAGAATAAAACTgatatttcagaagattatgatcagttcgatgatcttcctccattttcagtcgaggttgacccaagcattctattagccaaagaggacgctccatagTTACtccgcgatcacaaccaagggacgttcgtcaagaagaaggttattaacgttctATTAGATGATGAcgtgtaatgtattagaaccattaggagctcctttagtaccagttatttaaaccggtactaaaggaccccttttAGTACTGacttagcaataccggttgcacaaccggtactaaagaaaTGTTTGGACCCGGTACCGAAGGCACTTTCCCCCGCAGTGCTAGCTGCTAGCCCTTGTCTGTAAGCATAGAAAACAGTGACATCGCCTCAGTGACACACATCACAGGCTGTGACGTTACAGAAAGATACATGTCTCCATCCATCGACCAGTTCAGAATCAGAACACACATATGTACACGACAAGTCTTATCACGACGCGTTCATAGAGCGATAGGTGGTGACACCATGCCTATACACAATACTTTTTAGATATGCATTAAAAAAAGATCAAGATTTTTAGTCTTAATTTCATTAGTAGAGAATCGACCTTCCATTCAGCCATAAAAAATCTCGAACGAAATTTCGTTGTAGCAGTCCGACATATATCGCATCTATCGTTGACGTTTGCAAAGTTCATTCACCGGCCGGTTGATACGCCGCTCATCTCATCTAGATGTGCTCCCATGTATTGCATCCTTGGAAACATACCTCTCATCACACGCACCGAGGCAGGCAGCAGGCGTAGCGTGTCAGGCACCTGAATCCCTAAATGGCTAAAATGCTCCATGATACGTTGACAGATTTTGACGATCTGTACACATGCATGCATTCCTGCAAGACTGCGATGGCCACCCTAGCTTATGTGTGTGTATAGATGTAGCAATGTTTGCAGGAGTAAGTTCAGTTGTACCTAACATACGTGCCCTGCTACTCCAATGCGCATAAATGCCCCACTCCATCGGTGCACTTAGCTTCTTCCATGTGGCATGTTTGTGCTGTACTTGGTCATGGTCATTGCCATCGATGTGCTTTGGGATCCATCGATCGGTATTGTATGGATCTCTGATGGCTTCGTGTAACTCATGTACCACCAGTCCTTTACAGGTCTTGTTAGCACTTTACATGGACCATGACAGGgagaaaatattaaaaaagtTGGATGTAGTAGTGGCATAAGAGACTTTCAGCATATAATTGGTTCCACGTTTCTAACTTACTGGGTCGTCCACTCTGGCTCTCGGTGAACTTCTATATCATACCACTGGTTTGGCTTTGAAATCTACTATGCATGAGTGAGTGATTAGACAAAAATGAGTAACTTCTAGTCTACTACACTATGCATTTTGATGGCTTCCTCCGACTCACGTACGGCCGCCCATTGAGGGCTTATATTAGAGAAGTGAGGTGACGTTGCTTAAGCAAGCACACCGTGTTTCATACTTTCATTTGTGAACCTATAGAAGGTATTGTGAACATAATTAGGTGTCACCTAAGTTTTTTATGTGGCAGAGAATACAAGAGAGAATTACTCGCTCTGGTAGACACTGCCACGATAATTGGTTGCTTTAAGAATTCCTAATAAGAAACAACAATGCGGTATCATGCATTGAAGGAGGGGTCTCTGTGTACACGCCAACTTAATATCTATGGCATGGCAATCCTGAATATATAGCATGATGATACCATGGATTTGGGACTAGTCTTAGagaaggttttttttttaaaaacgaACGAGgactgccgattatattaaaaagaagatgagagCCCAGATTAAGTAGTACAATAAATAAAAACACAACAAAAATAACAAGAACCCAACCCTAAGCAACTCCAACAAACACGCGTGGCACCACTCAAAACACTACAAACTCCAAGCCACTATTCCAATGCTACACACTAATCAGCCATCGCAAATTTCACAACTCAACATCACCTCGACCGTTGCTTGTCTACTATATGAGGCGCTAGGTACACATATGGGTGGCATTAGCTTGTATCACGGACCTCGCCGCATTTTCTACTGCCTCTTGTAGATCATCAACACCCTCCCCAACCATGCCGATTAGGGCATTGATCATCGCCTCGGCCTCACCATCATCAAGGTTGAACATCTCGTTCAGAGCAATGGTCACCTCCACTAGTAGGGGGGCCATTGAACGTGGCGAGGAACTCTTGTATTGCAGCCTCAATTGGTTGAGGCTCATCATTCAAAATCCCAAGCTTGCGACAAAGGTTTTGTTGTGCTCGTTGCATTTGAGTCATCGGACGAGTAGTGGAGGGACGCGCGCTACGTCGTACCGAGGACATATCAAAAGTGCGTCGCCGGCGCTAGCGAGGAGCTAATGTAGGCGATGGAGCTCTCTGTAGCTCTGGGGGTTGAAGCATCGAGCGTGGTGGGGTGGTGAAGAGGTTGGCCACACCCTCGACGTCATGCTGGCTTGCCAGCTGAGCATCAAGTGGAGCTGTCTCGCCACCCATTTGTTTGTTAATGTTGCTATTGTTCTGGAGCAATGCGTCAACGGAGCTAGCTGGTGTTGGTGTTGAATTCCTTGGTGGAGAGGGTGGCTACAACACCGGTAGAGGTGGAGTGCCGAAGAGGCTTGCAATCCCCGGCGTGGCCGACCTGCGCCCTACCAAGTTGTTATCGATGGCAGCAATTGTGGTCGAGCTTGCAGCGGTGTGGACAGTTGAAACTGGAATGTTGATGTGGACAGGTGGTGTGCTGTTGCCTGCTAGCTCTTTGTTGGAAGGGAGTGTCTGCTTGCCAATGTCATCCTTCTTATTGTTCGCACCATGTGAATCCTTGGTGGCCACCGGCCGTTTGCTAGAGGGGTGCAACATGCCACCCACGTCCCCTTTCAGCCTAGCGCAGATGTCAAAGCTAATTATGACGACGATAATTTTGTACATTACTCATATGAATGAGCATTTTTATTATCTTTGGAACGGTATCAGATGTACTGTTGATGATAAACCCAACTCAAGTTATAATTGCATACCGCTCCCTCTGCTCAttttgggcctgttcgcttcagcttattcagccggcttatcagccaccaaacagtattttcctctcacaacaaatcagccgtttcggcttttcagccggcttataagctgaagcgaacaggccctttcATAGGGACCGTGCAAAATCAATCTTTGAACATAATTCTTTTACAATATGGATTCTCATAATAACCATTAATATAGTTACAAAATTATTATAGTTACAACCTTTGAGAATGCTTTTAAGTAAAAATCTAATGGAATCGATTTACCGCATATGACTCACATATTATTGTACTTTGGTCAAAGCATGAACTTATATTCGTTTTTGTTAAAAAGCATGAACTTATGCAGTCAAACTggtctttataaaaaaaataaaaggaaggaGTGCCTCTTATTGACTTATACCAATAATCTTTTCTTCGTAAAAATAACAGATGCCCCATCAGAGGGAAGTACACATTCTCGAGCAGGAAGGGGTATGGTGCTCATTGAGTCACACGTTCCGGAAGAAATTGGCTCCTCAGTCCTGCAAGCTACACTGTCCCAGGTGATCTTCCAAGAGATCTTGCTGCGATCTCTTCGCAGGATAGGATCTTCCAGGATGTGAACCAACGACCGGGCACCCCTGACGAGCGACGACCGCTGCTAATCCTCTCCTCTCTCGTGCAGTCACATCTGTTACGTACAATAATTAATTGGCCGACGTGGCCTTACATATGGAGTAATCACGAAATTTggtgcctatttcttcttaatTAAAAGCCACCGAATTGCTTCAATGTTTTCTAGTTTTGTATATTGCAattaatttgaaaaaaaaagaggaaacaaaagaaaacttATAAAAAAAGTATGTAGTGTCACTGACATGTGTGGGTCCATCCTTTGCTGGGGCCCTTTAATTGCTGCGTATCTAAGAAAACTTGTTGGGTTATTTGCGACATTTGTGCTTAGCCATCACATGTCGTACGTCATTTGAGAGATTCGCTGAGGTCTGGAGACCTTGACCGACACCAAAGATCCGCGCGGATTTGCTTCCCGTGATGGCCCACAGATCAGTGAGTTCACTATGGCCGGGATTACTTCCATAACTGCGACAATGACTTGACTTGGATCTTTGCTTTCTTCCTGACTTGTTTGAATCAATCAGCTCGTCAGAAAACACGTACAGGACATCTTTCCCGCTCTCTGCATATTCTGAAGCTTATCAGTCGAGAACAATCCAATTTACGTGTCGAATGGTCCATTTTGACATAACTTTTGCTTCGAATACTccgtggaaaaaaaaagagacttGGACTGACGACGAAGCTGAAGATGAAGACGAACTCGAAGAAGATTCGAAAAGATTACGACGCGTCAGTAATCAGAGACGACGATTCGACGCATGAGAAACTCAATGCGAAACCGACTGAACTCAAAGTTTAGGCATGATCAATCAAGCTCAAGATCAGAAACACTGCACCGAGATCTCATTAGGTGTCGAAGAAGTCGCGGACGAGACACGGATTGGTGAAGCGCCAAGGATCGAGTTGCTTTTTGACACGGGCGTGCTTGACTCGCACTAATGTACATCAATGCAATCTTGCGACGATCCTGCATTGACGGACTCAGTTCAGGAGTCATATTCTGGGACGATTGTTCTCTCGTCAGGTTTGGATCCCCCAGGATTTCAGATCAGACCAAATCGTGATCTTGATATCGTCCAGATACATATTTTGCTCGGCACAGCGATCCCAGCATCAGCTTCCTCTGAATTCCTGGGTGCTGGCAGAAGACATGGACTCGGACTCAAAAACAACTTGGTAATACGAAGACCTCAATGTCTTGCATTTGATAATTAAGAGAGTATCTTGAGCTGATCATGAATTTGACAATGGTTACCATTCTAatcttctttgatgatgaacTGGTACGCTCGTCTTGTGGGGTTCTCGCTGGCCATTGCCTGCACGTGAAGTTGAAAGGTGAGTTGTGTATATTTGATGTTCTTGCTGTTAGTTGGAGGTTGGCTTCAGGAAATGTGATGAGTATTTTTCAACTGAGCAATAGATTAAGGGCACTGGAGAAGGGTGGTTTCATACCTCCATCAAATGGGCCGATTCGTATCATCTGTTCCATTGATGTCGCTCTCTGCATAAATAAAATTGAAAATATATTCTACACTTCTACACATGGCAGTTTCATATCTGCCAGTTTATGCAGTGCTACGAAGTCAACTCATCATTCACCCAAAATAAACAAGGTCAACTCGTcaggagaaaagaaaattatacAGGCAATAAATTACATTAGATGTTTGTTTGACGAAACTGATGAGttaacagcagcagcagcaacaatacATTGATAATAAAGTCAGCAACCCAGCATTAGCATCGTGACTGGCTGAAAAATTCTTTCCCAACATCAGAATAGTATAGAGGTTACGCAAAAGAAAATGTCAAATATGTTAAATACTATTTTTGAGGAGATGAATGAATATTTATTACTCTAACATCAAAAAATTGAGCCCATCCTCTAATAGTCAAGTACACACGATAATGATTGATAACATGTTTATTTAGGTGTTTTACTACAAATCATACTTTTTAATGAGATCCAGAGAATTTGGACAATGCACCCTTCATAATGTTCTACAGAAATCTACTATATTAAAGTCAACTAGTACTAGAAAATGTGCCATCTATTTATGGATTCTCAAGATGTTCGTCCTATAATATTTCTCAGGACTAAGCATGATAAGAATACTGATTGTAAAGTCTGAGAAGATTTTAATTCCTTTAATAATTATAATGGACAATGAAAACTAAATCAAGCAATCAAGCTGTATCATCCTAAGAATCAAATTGTTGAAGAGAGCTTTAATTATGTTTGCTGTCAAATATTTAAGAGACTGCCATTCATGCTACTAGTAAGATAGTAAGAGATTGTCAAACATATCTTGCATAGGGGAAAATGCTTCACATACAAGAATACACCCATGTATAGGACATTACATCATGATCAAAGTGGCCTTGACAGACCATCAATCTCAGCATATTGTTGGAACAGGAAATGGATTACAGTGGTAATGGTCTTATGGAGAACAAGACATGGTTACCTGGAAATAAGCCTTAACCGGATCTAAACTTCTAACATGGCATACCCTTGTCAATCTACTGGAACGAATGGAAATGACATGTGAGATCTGGAAAACACTGTCAGTTACCATGCTTAAAAGCACCAATACATCATGAAATGCGATACATATTGGTAGTTAACAGATAGGTAAGAATCAAGCCTATCAGTAAGCAAACATGAAAGGGCAGTAGGGCAAACAAGACAAGTGGCTCTCACTGGGCATCCTAATAGTATTATTCACCACGTAGACAGTCACTTTAGACATTTTCACATATTGTAAATAGGTTACTAAGAGGATCGTGTAAACTACTCTACAACCTCCTTGCCTGGATCTCCAAGCATTTGTCGGCATCTAAGATGAAAGTGCACATTATGCAGACCGTAAAAACTCTGGTACAAGTGTTGGCTGACAGAGGAGCATTACAGCCAGTCCATTTCAGATGCCCTGGCAATTCTTGATGAAAAACATTTACTGGATCTGAAACAAAACCTATAGATAAACAAACAAGGCGCCAAACTGAGAAGGAAATAAGAGAAGCATTGCCACCACTGGCACTGACCACTGCAAAGAGATGCTCCCTTGATTCGACTCAAAAAGACGAGGAACATTTCAGGGAGCTACCTCATACTGGTTTGCGGATTCAGTTCTGTTTTTCAGGATTCGGCCTCTGGGAGAAGATTGACTAGGAGCTTTCCTTTACTTTTTGAGGCCATTAGTATGTGTTGGGTCAGTGATAACTATTTTGCATAAATACTCGAGTGATAAGGGAAGTTAAGTAGGAAAAACAAACTAAAATGCAAGTATCAAAGTATTAATCTCAGCATATCAAGACAACAGCTTACGGATACAGATGTTAACCGCTGCTTTAAGAGAAGAATGACTGTTGTAGAGTACTTCTTGTGTAGATGAGGTACATACAAACTCCAATAAGTTGTGTCATAATGGCAAGAAAAGCGACTCTCAGAAACACTTCCATGTAAAATCTGAAGTTCATAACTAATACCACGGGAAAGGCTTAACGGAAACAGTAAGGGTCACGTTGGAGTAAGTCCCCGTTACAGGAAGGAGCCACTACCCTACAGGATCACCATACCTTATCCTCTAAAGTCGATAGAAAACCCCTCTACACCCAAACCATTCTATCAATATTAGTTCAAGCAAATTTGACAATGCTTTATGCAAACACTAATAAACTTGTTTGCAAATGTGCTGTTAGAAAGTGACATGACTAATTCTAACGTCAATTTCCAAAGCTGGAGTATTGAATCAGAAAAGAAATATGCATGTAGCATCCCAACAGGCAACAATACAGTCTGACATTAATGGTATGCTACTTTCATTGATATATGTATCCCTACATTTGCTGGTGACAAAGAACATAAGCTGGAAACAGAATAACTTGGAAGTTGTTACAGAAAACACGTGCTCACATGCTGGGGTATTGGGACCATTAGTATAATCTGTAAGACTTGACCCAGTGGACCTATTCCACGCTTCCTCAAACTGCATGAATTGGACTGCTGTTTCTCTTGCTTAGTTCAGGTCTATTCATTGGTGGACTGACATGAAAAGCTGACTGCCTTGCATCCGTCGATCCAATAAGCTGAAGGGAAAGAGCAGTGGGTTCCATGGAGACAGAGCTAGCCTCACCAATGCTGAGCTTAGACATACCAACAACATCATCCGCCTTAACCGCCTCCTTACCGTTCAAAGGAGTTGGTTTTAGGACTTCATGGGTTGTGCCTGATTCCTCCACGTGAGCAACACTTGGAGGCCAAAGAGTTAGTGGAACAGGGACCAATGTTGGGTAGAATGCTGGCACCGCCGGAACAGATATGGTCTTGAATGGCGCACCGGAGTTCATCTCCAAGTCTGGTAATGGCAATGAAGGTTCTGCATATTCAGATTCCTCATGCTGGCTTAGCTGAAAAGTTGGCAGCTGCTTAGCAACCTCTACTTCCTTCTGTTGCCCAAGATGTAAGGCTGGCAATTGATTTGAACTTGCAGCTTCATCTTGAGTATTTTGGAGAGTAAACTGTTCAACAGCAGCTGGGGACTCGTCCATTGGCTGCAGATTGAAAAGGGAAGCACATAGATTAGGATGAACGTGTATAGTGAATATAGGCCATCCGTAGTATAAGGTTATAACAAGAAAGAAACCAGCATACCATTTCTGGGACCATGTCAAACAAGCTCGACCGCCTCTTCCGTCTTGATGAGTTTGACTGTCTAATAAAGTACTTTTGAGCATGGCTTGCCACTTGAGTTGGAGTCCTGGAAACAACAAAGTTTCGGGATATCCCGCGCCAGTCTCCCTTACCGAGCTTCTGCAGACCCATCAGAAACATTCTATGCTCTCCTTCAGTCCAAGGAGTACCTGAAGCAAAAAAGTAGTCCCTTTGAAGCTGTGATGTGCACACAATAACTATGAGATAAATGATACATAATAGCACACTAAGATAAATACATTTCAGAGAAGACAGTCGTTCCCTTTGAATTTGACTAGCATGAATCCATAAGTGCTACATACAAGATTCCATCTCTCAGGCACAAGACCTCACCAGCACCACAAGAATAGTTACATAAAGGTAAAAGTAAAAGACAAATAAACTTATAATCCCATTGTAAATGGTTGTAGACCTTCCTAGCTTAGCTGGTCTGGCCCAATGCTATGTAGAACTTCCATAATCTTAATGAAAGGTGGTGCTCCTTCTAATtctcatgaaaagaaaagaaaaggcaaataGGCTTGTCACGTGGAGATGACTAAACAAGAGAGTTTCAGTGAATATCTAACTCTCATGCAAAAGGCCGCATTAAGACATAGTTTTGGAGGAAAGTTAAGAACATTTGCATGATGGAACACTATGCCTAACTTGGAACTTTATTGTCAAGAGAAAAGATAAAAAGGCCATACAAGAAGGCTTCAAACATCCAAACCTACTAATTAATTTATTTCATAAGCTTTCTAGACTTGAATTCAGGTAAGAACAAACAAGACAAGAAGAAATATTTGCAGTGATCCCCACACGATATTGATGCCAAAATTCAGATATTTCAACTGGAAGCACAGGCAAACAGGTGTAATAGTAATATTAAGGTGCAATGAAGGGGTTCAAAACTCTTCAGGACATAACAGGGTTACTTCTAAGCATTTAAAATTATATTTGCAAGTAAAGCAAGGCAGGCCCTTGGTCGAGTGCCGTAGGAAGATATGATTTCCATATGCTTCTTTGCTACAAATGAGACAAAAGAGAACACAAGATTCAGAAGAGGCAGCCAGTATTCTTTACGCAAGGTCGTACATAAGACATGGAGCAGTACTCCTACTCCAGTCAATGCACTATAGTTtccaaagaaaatgaatttgatTCATCTGTTCCTGCATCCCTATGTTTCAAATCCAGAGGTAGAACAAGCAATAATGTGCCTAAATGCTATCTTAGCTTAGGTACCTTAATGGCAACGTGGTGAACAGGACACACATTTTAGGCATAAAGTGTATGACAGACCACTTGAATTGGACGCCCACGGTTTAAGACCTTCAAATTTAATAGCTACAGAAATAGAATGGTCCAGAATGCATGATAAACCATTCAGTTAGCAAAGTCATAACTGTTAAACTATACCGCAGAATCACATGGCGTTGACTCATACAAGGGAATTCCTTTCAAGGTTTTGCTCTATTGCTCTAAAATTCACAGGAGGATAATTTACTCATCTCATAACCATTAGCGCAGCTTATTCAACACCATATACAATCGAATGAAAGAAAAAAGGCAAGTGATCCTATATACTCTAACTTAACCTATAAGCAAACCATGAAGTTGCTCACAGTTCCTTTAAAGCCAAGTGCAATAATTTACCGTTTTGCACAATCATATTGATTGAATAACATATCCCTACCAGCACAGATACACTAAAGAAACATATGGTGCGCGCTTAGGACTGGTCAAAACAACCAGAAATTTTATATGCCTAGATTCTTTTAGGATCAGGTGATTAATAAATTAAAGGTGAAAGAGACATGAAGGGGACACTTTGTGGGACTCTGTAGTCGTGGCCAGCCACTGACTCTTGTGGGATGTGATCTATCAAGGTATTGTGATGCACAATTGCACATGTCCATGTAACTTAATCAGGTTGGAAAAGATATTTATCTGAGTTGATTTGTGTCGGCCATTCTGGACGGTTCCTACAAACTCCATCAGTCCATCTCAACAATAATAGTGCCAAATACTTGAGTCTATAGCAAATAAAGTAGTACTCGTAAAAAGGAGCGTGATTCCTATAGCATGTGTCCAAACGTACTGTAATCAAGTGCAGGTAGTTCAttcttctttaatttaattaccTATGAAAAGTTGGTTGCTTCTCGAATGGAACAGTGGGCCTACCACTCTTTGATCTCAAAACTAAAAAGGGCAATATAGCTCTATGGTTTTCGCATTATATTTTGTGTTGCCGTTTTCGTTGCCTACAAATCAGTGGAACCAAAGGGGAAACCTGAGAAGGAGATGGGCATATCAACGGCATTACAAGAAGAGTATGCCATGCAATTCAACCCCGCGAGACTATATTTCTCTTGCACAGAATGCAATACTTGAAGGGAACCGTTGAGAATTTCAAGCAGTGGATGTTGGCGAATCGGATCTTTCTTCTCTTGACTCAGAACAAAATGTAGTACGGATAAACAAGGATCCCCAGTTCCCTAACCCCCAGCGTGGTGCATGAGGTGGTAGGCACATAGCACGCCACGAGTGTAAAATATGGAAACAAATACTTGTATGAAGTAAAGTGCAATTAGCGGGCAAAGCAACAGCTTTTGTAGTTTCACGGCCGCCCATGGAAGTAACTCATCGAGGAGAATCGCATTTGAGAGATGAGAAGCGCTTCGCGAAAATCTTATAACGCAAGCGAACCAAAAGAACCGATTGATGTTGAAAAAAGCCTCACCTTTCTTGCGCTCGGCGCGGCCGTTCGTCGAGCAGGATGCGTGCGCGGGGTCGTCGGACACGTACCCGGCACCGCCGTCTCCCCCTCCCCGGCCCCCGGTGTctcctcccgccggcggcgacgagccccCAGACCCGCCCCCGAGCGAGGACGCGATGCAGCTCATGCTGGCGCTCTTCTTcattgccgccggcgccggcgccgtcgtcagCCGCACGCCGAACAGCCTcacccccccgccgccgccgccgccgcccgagcgggCGGGGCAGGTGCGCGAGTTGTGGCCGTTGTTGCTGCAGTGCGAGCACCGCCGTGTCATCCTCCTCTCCGGCGGGGGACGCCCGTGCGGGGGGCTCCGGCACGTGCTGACGCGCGCGGACGCGTGGGCTTCGTACGTGCGACGGGCAGCGAGCGTTCCAAATGCGACGCCGTGTGTGTGCTCTGC encodes the following:
- the LOC117858708 gene encoding transcription factor MYBS3, yielding MTRRCSHCSNNGHNSRTCPARSGGGGGGGGVRLFGVRLTTAPAPAAMKKSASMSCIASSLGGGSGGSSPPAGGDTGGRGGGDGGAGYVSDDPAHASCSTNGRAERKKGTPWTEGEHRMFLMGLQKLGKGDWRGISRNFVVSRTPTQVASHAQKYFIRQSNSSRRKRRSSLFDMVPEMPMDESPAAVEQFTLQNTQDEAASSNQLPALHLGQQKEVEVAKQLPTFQLSQHEESEYAEPSLPLPDLEMNSGAPFKTISVPAVPAFYPTLVPVPLTLWPPSVAHVEESGTTHEVLKPTPLNGKEAVKADDVVGMSKLSIGEASSVSMEPTALSLQLIGSTDARQSAFHVSPPMNRPELSKRNSSPIHAV